TGCAACAGCTCAGCAATGTTACTAATGGGAATTCTGAGCAAGTGGTTAACTCACCTAAAAATATTGATGCTGTTGTTCAAATCCTCAGAAATGTAGCCAACAGAATAGAATTATTCAATATCTCAATCAATGAAAACTCAATGAAGGTACATGCTAGTTTACTGAAGTTTGAGTATTCTAAATAatacatgcttttttttaattttgtatttgtttattcaatctaatactttttttttttactgtaggaTATCCTGATAACTGCAGGTGTTCTCACCACAGATCAGGCAAGGGACTCATGGAACTTTCtgaacaaaaacaatgaaagtATCTCGTATAGCATCTCTAACCCTGACGGTGTTAGTTCATCATTATTGCAGTCTCTTGaaataataacaaaacaccTTGCCAGTTTCAATAATTCTGGTATTGACACGCCTTTTATCATCTTGAACAGAACTATATACACAAACCCTATCATTGGTGATTTTAATTCTTCAGTGGTGATAGAAATACCACAGAATGAGGGTAAAAATAAGTCAATCACAGTGATAACATTTGCCTCGCTGAATAATGTACTCCCTGCAAGAGAAATAGACAATTCATCGATTAAGGTCATCGGTGGCAGGGTTGTACTTGTTCAGTCCAGTGGCCAAATCAATAATATCTCTTtgacatttgatattttaaatgatACACTGAGAGATCCAAAATGTGTCTTCTGGAACTTCAATCTCCTTAATGGTCTCGGAGGATGGGACGATGAGGGCTGTGAAGTGGTAAATACAAATGAAACTGGAACTGTCACCTGCAACTGCAACCACCTGACCTCATTCTCTATCCTGATGTCACCAAACAGTCCAATTAGCCCAATTTTGGACTATATAACCTACATCGGAGTTGGCATTTCCATGGGTTCCTTGGTCATATGTCTCATCATTGAAGTTAACATTGCTGTGTCCCTCCTGATTGCAGATATTTGGTTTATAATTGGAGCAGCCATTTCAGATGCAAATCATAAAAACCACTCAGCATGCACTGCAACTACCTTTTTTATCCATTTGTTCTACCTAGCTCTGTTCTTCTGGATGTTTGCCTCAGCTTTGTTGCTGCTCTACCGTACAACTAATGTCTTTGGTGGGGGTTTGTCTAAAGCATCTATGCTGGCCATTGGATTTTCTCTAGGCTACGGAGCTCCTCTAATCATAGCAACAGTAACTATAGCTGCAACTGCACCAGACAACAAATATATCAGAGAAAATGTAATCTGCTGGCTCAACTGGGATGAGTCCAAAGCTCTACTGGCGTTTGTGATTCCTGCACTTTCAATAGTGCTGATAAATCTCATTATCCTGGTTGTGGTTTTGTACAAAATTATAAGGAGAAGGGTTGGAACAACTGCTGCACAAGCAGGTGAAAAGAGCGTTTTACTGGTTATTGTCAAGAGCTTGGCTGTGCTTACACCATTTTTTGGAATAACTTGGGGTTTGGgagtgttaaggttcaaaatattggggatggagacaagagaaaaaaccacaataacaacactggtccggccgggttgagtcaaacgatgatttaatgatcacacacgtgggagatggacactgatgcagacagcctcaaaatctcaaaatggtggagcattgctcaaacttttatagcctctggtgcctccaccttatcataaaaagcctaaacattcacatgctctctctcacacagcgcctgagctacgaccttggctccctgtttatctgctcctgctgaaatggggcagaaaactccagcacactctattctcttctactcagacaaattagacaataaccttctgcgaacagtatttcttataactcagcaatataatgcatcataaaacaatatcattcattcacaacaagtcagcaatttaatgtaatgcaaatcagtttaactaatgcaatagttatcagcttcttctaattcaggagaataatgcaaactaaaactacataataattcacaatctttaattaggggtataacatggcataaaataatatcataattttacaattccccctgatgaggtcattAGAATAATGACCTCACAAACACCCTGTAGCCCAGTGTGGCCgggttcatctcttctcactcCCGAGGTCCTTTGTCCCCCTGAGGGGCGAACCATatgtgggatgacctctgtgtttgcaCAATTCAGATGCAAGAAAAACTAGGATTCCAACAGTAGCAGGTCCAGATGACAACCTCCTTGTCTCCCACTGCTTTCAGCCCTTATTCTATTGCTGCAGTTACCAGTGTCGTCCAGTTGGGTGATCCTCTGCTCTTAATTCTTCAACCTTaggggttagacaacccttcagtcgtAACACAGAccaggggattattctgcctcgatttcaaacaacgatctgtgtattctccagaaaaaggaacaggaagGTGTCCCCTTTTTGCCCAAAAGCCTCTCGAacttcgttggtctggtgttcccggatttccgccaaccccttcatggttattgctgtgtttatgggatccatccttttgtggtgactagctggagcccaaacgccatgaccCTTGGACCCAGTTGATGTCTCGGCAGTCACTGTGTCTGACTCTGCTACGGAGGATCCTCGCATCtctgtgacctcgtctggtgtctgttccttcctctgtaagagacagaaaaccaaaacacctctcttcctaaccctaataatctaatgttgttatctactgaccttctagtgattcagaattggtctaaacattcagaatgtcccagggacttattctaatcatatcttatgtgtgtgtaagcatgtttgcatttagccctccgcactcaaggcatttcttacactttatcagtccggacagccacgccgaacgaagcttctgaccttcaaaaggccgagtgccaactcgttataagcacatttgcaaggtgtgtctgaaaattattgaaacccctctttttaacaaaagacaaaaaattaacaaatcttctaaacgctattcagttcatttcaatgagtaatgattaaacatgaaaatgataGTTTATGCTTTTTCACTGATTCTCTAAAAGGTCCGTCTTCTCGGGCCGCTATTAGCTTAAGCTTTACcattcctaaattattaaagacacaaatgaagttataaaatgttcaaataatcctggtttgatgttaaagctcaaccttcccccccttttttgacacattccaatgtgtcaaatcaacggagctagaacattcaaaaaaaaaagttaggcaGCTACAAAGTTTCCCAGACTCTTAAGGTGATCCGCGTGTAACGTTCTGACTcaggtatttaatattttaataaatctcgtttaattaactgccactatttaaactaaccttaaagacataatttaagaaaagatcacaaagaataacatgatatcagtgttttgtaagcgcgtgcggccttctATGCTCGAAGCCTTTCCCCTCAATAGATCAGTCAGACATTCGCGCTGACTGTAGCTATTAACCCTTAataacttgagcacaactctacaatgagcaacaagttgcaatatgtataaaaatgatcatggttacacctgcaatgaaaaATTATATCATTATCCTAACACCTGTGAATAGAAGATTCATCAGAGGTTATAACAATCACAGGAACACAGATGTTAGTATAAGGtcaaaagcttcaataaatgatCATCTATGCAATGCTTGTTGCATGATTCTCATACCATAATAATGCTGACATTGAAAATAACAGTATAACACCCCCTTTTGTCCCGTTTCACTTGACACCTAAACGTTTATAAATGCCCCTTTAATTCTTGATTTTATTTCCCCCTTCTCTCCCCTtactgaccacagcagggggATCTTAGTTTTGAATCAGCCATGAATCCAGCTCACCTGATTCATCAGTGAGCTCCACCATCACTGGCGTCTGACAGGGTGGTGCTGCATactcttcctttaatgtcactattttcaacctgttaattagagtgtttaaacctgaagtcgactacgtccacaacaagtcaatacagctgtaaatgtggccaattatcaatctattaccaatcaataacaacagataacttctattttatgcatgcttttaatcaaccactcacccagaggatctccaatcccagcaagttccttctcctcctttaatgagtctgtcctccttccaCGCCCTGGTAACCggtccatccagagccatatgatctcaaatatacatacgacaagccaaaccacaccttggtcacaccaaccccttTCCACCCCCAAGATGTCCAATGCCATCCTAGTATGGACTGTCAAATgtggctttaacgctgactgttctgacaatccattttataacgttcctggtcagatttgccaatctctgcaccagaGTTTTAAACGTTTCGCCATTTTCATtaggttttatcttttatttagtttcgactccagattttcaattttttgccagttgtaattagtttttaccaattctttgctagtttagtctagtttttattttctgaaaatccttagtttcaatttagttttatttgtgttttgcaaaagttaagtgtaacaaaatctcagttccatcatatcagtcatgctcttctaattatccttgggtgttgagactaataactattaactcttgccgcaccgaatggtcctaattttggttaaagttaattgataaccttttgaaggcgattgtttcacacctttatttagatgtcccagtcctgttatctcgggatacatcacgctgccttatctggggttagctgttttcttGGGATGCGAGTTAAGTGGGTGAGCTCTAAAAAgagggggagtgtgctccccctgatgaggtcttctaggtaagctaggttaaccttcttgtgtgagcttttcaagtgcacttttaaggtttgtgggattttttttgttttttataaatgtccctcaagaccccctgatgacccagtaattcattttttcgcactgtagtacacatttagttttttgcttgtagctctcatactctacttgccactcctctaagtcctgatgtttcttagagaggacaacagaacctttaaaattatatcccatgtgtgggggtgtggccttgccaattgtttttcccaccttttcaaaatggctggcgtgctcacaagcacattttatggaagaaagaaagataagcttgatatttacaattaaaatgttttgttaaactcagatttctattttattcaaaaaataaacatctggtaaATAATTTCAGGGGTCTTTAAGAATTAGGCTCATTTACTTTCACAGGGAACatgactaatttattaatgtgtgcTCTACACATTGggactttatatttatatttatttcactttttcctaaTACCCAACTTTTGACAAAGGCGGAGAGAATTCTTAACACAATTATTAAGGGAGATTCAAAcatagatttttcaaaatatgagAGGGTCAGGACCcactaaaagccacagagaagattatcgagatgcagtggcagatgtaatagagaaagacacagggccacctgaaatctgtcgtcctatctggtgcaaaaccaacatgtagtagaatctggaattttgattttgagttaaaaataaaatatgggtaaaatgcagaaatcttttccagtaaagtaaaaaaaaaataagtgtcGCAATTATAGTTGAATCCATAACACCTAATTGTTTCTACGAGATCACGTCATTGCTGAAAGTTATCAGTGATCTCAATGTGTGAAAAGAACTCACAGTATCTGGGGTTTAAGCTCCTCTTGGCTGAGAAACCTGGgacaaacatgtgaacaagacCTGAATAATACCAGTAATGAAGACTTCTCTCCAAAGATCAATAAAAGGAAGCCCCAATCTGATGAGAGTCTAGCAAAATATGGTTCACTCCACTTGCCTGAAATGGTTAGCAgtccaaggcatttcagttgtagAATGATTGGGTACAACAATGAAACAGATGTGAGATGAGGGAAGTGCCAAATGTTCTTTTGTGTCTCCAAATAAAATCAGTACTTCCTCAGATATCCTAAATAAATTGACTTTTGTGAAATAGACAGTTCAGTGCCATCACTTATTCCTAAACCAATAGTTTACAGCTAGTGAAGTGTCAGTGACTTCTGGGTTGGTCCCTGATCTTCATCTTATGAGATTGTTATTTTAATAACACttgattcatttaaaagaaaaaagaaaaaaaagaaaaaagaaaaaactaaaatattttctccctgttttttcttattctctggGTCTCAGGAGGACATTACGTCCCTCTCCACTACAAGACTCTTGTTATGTCTACAAAACAGTCATATTAAAATCATCCTCAATTCTATTCTGGCGCTgtctcccgacttttcctgaccTGATTCTGCGCGTGaacggagcagcaacacagacgactcgactaacgtactaCCTTAATTTCACTATAGCAGggcacgcacacatcaatgcaaccaaacacattttgctataaatctagttaattttagttagttttgtgaacattcagtacagttttagttagtatttctttttttctttttcttttttattttattaccgTTAACGCAAATTTTTCCACTTCTACTTTtcgttatttcatttgttgtctttaataataataatctcctCTGCACCCTTGAATAAACACCATTAACATGATCAACCTTTTGCTGCTTGTTATTTCACCATCTTATTGAATCAAATACTTCATGCTTATGTGGTTTACGACATTATATGTATCTAAATCTCCACTTTGTGtctaaatgtttgaagaatttttgagGGTCAAATTTTGAGAATTTGACCATAGTGAAAGTTATGGCGTTATCACCCCCTTTGGGGATTACCTGTTtccagttttgatgatattcctccccgttctttatttttgcaagtacccctcttcggtggcgagaaactgttggtgtgatcaagcgggtgctgtaaaaacaaaagctcaggacagaacagtcaccagtcatgtacttcattcaaaattaacaaatatcaagcttcatattgatcctctgagtgtaatggtacattttaatttgcacttctaaaaacaatattttctttattttactcttGTTCTTGTGCAGCACCACCCCTCAGCACATGCCCCTGTTATTTTATCTTACTTTTAAATTGTTGACTACTTCAAGAGAGCGCCCAAAAGACGGGGACCAGTGTTTATCATTACATATCTCCATTTTGAGTGTGGCTGTCTATCATTCCCCTCTTATTCATAGACCTCGgtggagggttttttgtttgtttgttttttttctaaaattaatTGACTCTCTATAGTGACccactatggttaataataacatgctcAGTCATGAGTGGGatcaaaccttttcttcactttagcatttaatattcccaacaatataatgtaataccttaattaaaacacagctactaaaacacaatttccttaatgcaaacatcagtagctcaaaattagcaaccaaagggttcagtctgcagttcacactgctgtgaagctacagctctttagtctctgtcattcttctgttcttgcagacaaaacaaagcaaaacaaaacatccacccttcttttacaggctgggtgaattgtctgTGGACATTCAATAATCCTAAAGTCAGCACCGtctttgtctcagtatcaagtcagttaaacttttagtcgtcagtccatgacttttagtcgtcagtcatatgcatacatccacacacatccataccaaaagttgctgataatggagtctcacgcgcagcctattcgaggctccatcaccagcaagatgacgtcatcattttaaaggaaacagctccttgtttgtttttccttctttggactggattgactcgctgcaatccttttaggcttCAGGATCAGTGtcccatataagtgaatttTCTCCCAAGctcattataatcatggagaaaaaatactttgcgactgttttcaataagaatattttatagcgctttaaagttcaatctctcaggcctggattaaagagctgatttgttaaatcaggaactcacaaaataccaaaatatcaccaccggtggatcacacctctcagatgttcttatctcagtgcactgtaacaaaagcaaaaacaaacgtaaacaataaaacactcatataataacagatactggggcccattgcaaacatgtccaaagttcaaaccatctctctctctctcagagaaagaaaacaatccaaacctcactgatagaatcaacctagtgtcaaacaaaacccaaagatcaaccaaaactcctttttgcaccaacaaaacatgttggatttacttgactCAATAGTGGACACTAGTTACACACCAACTCTTTACCTTGGCAAAAACGTAAACAACTAAGTTgaatcaacacaaccttttcataatCTCTTCGAAATAAAACTCACACCATTCATTCATCATTTTCGCTCTGTACCACTGCTCCTTGTTAgactgtgtgaagcacagtaaacaattcagtggaggctttgagccataaacagacatcacgcacagacattgttttcattatCAAAGTGCTTCAGACCATGTCCTCTAAATCTACACAAATGCCCTCTGCGTGGCATGAAATACATTTAAGCAATAAATAATCAATCAGTTCTTGCTGTTGTAACCAACTCCGtatttggatgtttgtgtgcagcatttgttagtaaagcattcttcattgcatcagcgtgtgtgtgtgtggatcactTCTCAGTTCATTGAatcaacattttaatttgtgtgtgtgtgtgtgtcatttctcccTCAATCAACGAGTGCATATGTTCATATGTATGTTTCTTTTCACTCTGAGTCGgtgcatgtagatgtgtgtgtttgtgtgggtgtttgtgttcatcactttcctgttgtagtgttctgggtaaaccacggcctgaagcgtgccctgggccctgccctcctccttttcagtctgtttgcatCCATTGGTGCTGCTGCTCAGAGTTCTGTCCATACTGGTTCTGGCCCCAATTGAGGCAGTCCTTTTCTCCAGTGTCCAGCATCTTCTCCTTATTTCGCTCCTCCTTAACTTGACCCTTTTGTTTCGGTCTTCCTTCAGGGTTTTGATACGCAGCTCAATTGTCTGGATGTCCGTTTGTTGCTTGCAGAAGTGCGACTGCTGTCCGTTTGTTTGCAGGTGGAACGGCTGACATCCAGAAGGTGTATAGGAGAGTCTGCAGCTTCCACCTCCCCAGTGGAAGACCTCAACCTTTGTTCTGTTAGTTTAACACAGGCCTCAAGGCTCTCTGGGATCCCTGCTTGCACTCTCAAGCCCACGGCTGAGGTCGTAGTCGTGGTCCCATTCCAGGGGAATGGAGTCCATGGTTGTTTGGGTGTCTCGGCCCGAGCGTTCAGTCCAGAGCTGGGCAGCCCAGGACGCTGAGCGATCGGAGGACGGCAGAGGTGACAGGAAGCCATCCCCCTAACGTTCGCTCCATAGCAGACCGGACAAGTCACACTGCTCATCTAGCTCCAGGATGCTCCGGCCTGATTTCAAGTCCGGTGTCTTGGACTCCAAGCCTGATGGGTTCGATTTTCAGCTAGCTCCTCCTGGGCCATGCtcagtttctgctctgatgCCTCGAGGTCTTATTGAGGGCAGAAACCTCAGAGTCTTTTCCGTAGAAATCAGATTTAAGTCCATTGATGTTTCCCTTGCTTTGCTCCACGGCCTTTTGCGGCtctgctgttcggctcttctcagaggtcagctcCTGGCCGAGCCCCGACATCTGTGCCTTCAGCTTATTTTCTCCTGgtgttttgtccattctgaggtgacctcagttactcctcctgtccCTGGCACGCCCTTTTTGCTGCCCGATGGTCATTGTTGGTccgtcactgtcctgcacagttttaatgcagAGTGGTTAAGGTCAGCATGGTTTTGCTCGGCCTCACTTTTCATCTGGGCTTGatgggcgtctcgtcacagctctgtcagctgaagctgtctttTTCCATATGGCAAGAatgtaaagagtgtgtgagaggggtgtgtccaATCAGgcacaatgctggtggctttgcgagTGCCTCGTTTTCCaaatccagatgtttctttgtcacgtacacagcaacagagagaacagtctgttgttgggatggctgaggtctttcacgatcttcctggtcttggtccagcaccgcctgctgtagattgagtgcaggtcagggtgctcggagcggatggtgcgctcagctgattgcacaaccctctgtagtgCTTGTCTGTCcggcatggtgctgttcccgaaccagacaGTGATATAGCTgctcaggatgctctcaatagtTCCTTTATATAAGGTGGTCAGAATCGGTGGTGGGAGCCGGGCCTTTCTCAATCTTCTCAGAAAGAAAAGACGCTGACAGAAATctccccgtgtagtgaaacgggccttggATTACCgctctccgtctctgctgcatgagatcattttcctgcagcactgttgacattTTCAAGTTGTTGTTGCGGGTTCAGCTGCTTTAGCATTTAGTCAGGGTCACATCAAAGATGGTAGAGGAGAGAGCAAAGATGGtagaggggagagcaggagtccagggtCAGCCTCGGCTTTTCCGGGCcgacaaagcagcctgtaatcaagcataaagagaaaaaacaaaacaaaacaaaaacaaaaacaaacgaacaggaaaatcaTGTTGTATTGGCTGTGTTACtcagagaggggaaaaacaacgggaccaggccctgtgtcagccttctcccccccttttttttgttttttctcaccataTAATCCTCTCATAACCCACCAagctgacaggacaacacaggtacatgttaaaattcttaagatcatgtttaaagcacaaaaatggaattttctttcattcagtaatcacttgtattaatcaatcagaagaaaacatgtcacagtttgacttttattaaccactaaatttgtcgtgTTATCACtggttgtgattttttttttttttttttgaagttaagttgttgtcctgcaacccagagggtttatttgttagtagtggataaactttattgtgtaacggcgggtgtatgttaagtttcactgctttaaacttgctggaaaatcttcacgtgtttatgggtgtaagctgtttcttcattgcgtgtatgtgcgttTGTAAATGGGCTAATTTAACGTTTTTCCTCAAACGAGGCATTTCTCTAGCACGTGCCTCTctctcacatttctctgcttgtgtgtgtttttgtttcacctttttgttgtgatgctccaggcgccttcccaacctccacaagtctgtTGGCCGCAATTTTATGTgtaaaacttctcttaatttctcctttaATTCTCTGCTAGCTGCTGCCTtttccacagctgctgattcttgcTGAGTTTGGTTTCTATtactataattttgcttcggccgccgtgcttgtgggggcagttggtccagccCCATAGCCACCTGTATCAACACActgagagatttatttaatatcatttcCATCACTGTTAAATAGACTAGCAGGCAAGACGCCCACCTTTGCACTGCAGACTACCtgccagtctcccaacacacTCCTCTCTGAGTTTCCGCTttaaactccaacatcattcACACCCTAGTCATTCAACACCTTATTTGTAGTATCATAATCAGCAAAATCAGCGTTTTACTTACAGGCATGTATCATTGTTTGCaaatcaaaattataaaactcaaaaacacgctAAACAGGAAGCAAAGTCCTCTGTGCGCGTCACAgctcatttgcatgttcacacaccgtctaaaaatagctcgcaGCGCTGCAGTGCGCTGTCGTCACACACAGggtcacacaaagctcagacaAAACTCttctattttatattacaaagacgtcttatatttacaatcaCTGACAGGCCTGACAGATTCAGCACCTAacaaatttcgacaaatttaagttaacgggtccaaccgaagaaagttaatttttttgtaatcaattaaccagtatctgttTCCTCCAGAACAGCCTATGGCCTGATTTCTAAAGAACCTaaacaatttcgacaaatttatcataacgggtccaaccgaagaaagttaacttttttgtaatcaattaaccagtatctgttTCCTCCAGAACAGCCTATGGCCTGATTTCTAaagtccctaactcaatttaacttTGTCCAAACAAGCACATGACACCATTTAAAACGGTGAGGAGATTCTAACTCCTAGCTTATTTcaggatgccctgtaccccacagttaAGCAAAAACTGAACTAACCCTGTTCGCCGACAGGTCAAGACCGCGCGTCCACGGCCAGGAGGGAGCGTAACCTCCGGGCTATGTGCTTCTTAGCATCTTCCAGTGCCGTCCTATAACAATTTTCACCTAAACAATTTTGACAAATTTTAACATATCAATTAAACAGTATCTGTTACCTCCAGAACAGTTTCTGACCTAATTTGTAAAACTATTAACCAGTCTCTGTTTCCTCCAGAACAGTTTCTGTCCTAATTTCCCTACCAAACTACCTGAGCCTTCAGCTCAATATCCAGGGACTCAAACCCAACATTATATCTGTTACCTCCAGAACAGTTTCATATTTCTTCAACTTCATTAAACATTCTTAAGCAACTTTAACTGCATAACACACGGTgattctcatcaaaatcaaaacagacactctaccagtaatttcagtgagtagactttaatttagtcatatccaatttggcacattttggaaataattcaacaggtagtgccttacctttagaTAAGCCGGCTTTTGTCCACTCAAATCAGACCACTGGCTCGTGCCTGTCCGTTCGACAACCTCGGACCGTCCAAACTTTTAAATTCCACCCCAATACcacaggacgagcccccaaaatgttaaggttcaaaatattggggatggagacaagagaaaaaaccacaataacaacactggtccggccgggttgagtcaaacgatgatttaatgatcacacacgtgggagatggacactgatgcagacagcctcaaaatctcaaaatggtggagcattgctcaaacttttatagcctctggtgcctccaccttatcataaaaagcctaaacattcacatgctctctctcacacagcgcctgagctacgaccttggctccctgtttatctgctcctgctgaaatggggcagaaaactccagcacactctattctcttctactcagacaaattagacaataaccttctgcgaacagtatttcttataactcagcaatataatgcatcataaaacaatatcattcattcacaacaagtcagcaatttaatgtaatgcaaatcagtttaactaatgcaatagttatcagcttcttctaattcaggagaataatgcaaactaaaactacataataattcacaatctttaattaggggtataacatggcataaaataatatcataattttACAGGAGCTGGACT
This region of Maylandia zebra isolate NMK-2024a linkage group LG20, Mzebra_GT3a, whole genome shotgun sequence genomic DNA includes:
- the LOC143414434 gene encoding adhesion G-protein coupled receptor F2-like; protein product: MISDEPRFLDFKIEGSGFWEDKVIVTCGHPPLDLFGTDWRAEWRRDGNVIVADGVHTISKNNSHSVLSVSQFIRADSGNYECRLIREKDESFYRQRSNGAFTLKEKPLIRVDPIQKFLNCSGQNVPLSCTVNNDYNINFTNVNISGKKSITYQYKTDSCTDKEQDTITCQSTTYPEFKETITLRFYKGNPQMCDDKEFGKAVSGSRARIPCANNEVGEKSALCNITTYTEIRDTCILQLIKELLDQSEVLTATTLPAFLQQLSNVTNGNSEQVVNSPKNIDAVVQILRNVANRIELFNISINENSMKDILITAGVLTTDQARDSWNFLNKNNESISYSISNPDGVSSSLLQSLEIITKHLASFNNSGIDTPFIILNRTIYTNPIIGDFNSSVVIEIPQNEGKNKSITVITFASLNNVLPAREIDNSSIKVIGGRVVLVQSSGQINNISLTFDILNDTLRDPKCVFWNFNLLNGLGGWDDEGCEVVNTNETGTVTCNCNHLTSFSILMSPNSPISPILDYITYIGVGISMGSLVICLIIEVNIAVSLLIADIWFIIGAAISDANHKNHSACTATTFFIHLFYLALFFWMFASALLLLYRTTNVFGGGLSKASMLAIGFSLGYGAPLIIATVTIAATAPDNKYIRENVICWLNWDESKALLAFVIPALSIVLINLIILVVVLYKIIRRRVGTTAAQAGEKSVLLVIVKSLAVLTPFFGITWGLGVLRGMESMVVWVSRPERSVQSWAAQDAERSEDGRGAGLLVHPRDIGINIAFALFNSLQGFFILVFGTLLDGKVRSAISSYARPSRSGTGSTSAGNSSSSGLRFLRNWRRGRDGYNMTSSASSDLHSASNT